A stretch of the Acyrthosiphon pisum isolate AL4f chromosome A2, pea_aphid_22Mar2018_4r6ur, whole genome shotgun sequence genome encodes the following:
- the LOC100166504 gene encoding apyrase-like codes for MSIQLTNLLILASITTNIVFGAPATSVSDSNHNLITELIDTKYPITKPIKFLDGSVKYRIAIIADLDRNSVSPDEPDTWISYFKEGHLTYKPSDEKISIEWDDFESNGDRLKTNLSVNGRGAELSELVTYNSKLITLDDKTGYLYLIQNKILEPWVKVLAGNGQKDEGNNIHFALRYPLNA; via the exons ATG TCCATCCAACTtactaatttattgattttggcATCGATAACCACCAACATTGTGTTCGGTGCCCCAGCAACCTCTGTCTCGGATTCCAATCACAATTTGATAACGGAACTTATAGATACTAAATACCCAATAACCAAACCAATAAAGTTTTTAGATGGCAGTGTCAAGTACCGCATAGCTATTATCGCTGACTTGGACAGAAACTCGGTGAGCCCAGACGAGCCTGATACGTGGATCAGTTATTTCAAAGAAGGGCACCTGACTTATAAACCATCAGACGAAAAAATCTCGATTGAATGGGATGATTTCGAGAGTAATGGTGATAGGTTAAAAACGAACTTGTCGGTGAACGGTCGAGGAGCAGAGCTATCAGAGTTGGTCACCTATAATTCTAAACTAATAACACTAGACGACAAAACTGGATATCTTTATTTaatccaaaacaaaattttggaACCCTGGGTGAAGGTTTTGGCCGGCAATGGACAAAAAGATgaaggtaataatatacattttgcacTGAGGTATCCATTAAACGCGTAA